A region from the Vibrio sp. SS-MA-C1-2 genome encodes:
- the smpB gene encoding SsrA-binding protein SmpB, with product MAKKKSKNKSGSNTIALNKKARHEYTIETEVEAGLELQGWEIKALRAGKANITESYVFLKDGEAYLLASTITPLHMASTHVVADPMRYRKLLLKRKELDNLVGKVNRDGFTLVALALYWKGSWVKLKLGVAKGKKLHDKRSDLKAKDWQRDKARIMKQSNR from the coding sequence ATGGCTAAGAAAAAATCAAAGAACAAATCGGGTAGCAACACGATTGCTTTAAATAAAAAGGCCCGTCATGAATATACAATCGAAACAGAGGTTGAAGCAGGACTGGAACTACAAGGCTGGGAAATCAAAGCCTTAAGAGCTGGTAAAGCCAATATCACTGAGAGTTATGTATTCTTGAAAGATGGCGAAGCCTACCTATTGGCTTCTACGATTACACCACTACATATGGCATCGACCCATGTTGTTGCCGATCCGATGCGTTATCGTAAGTTATTACTTAAGCGTAAAGAGCTCGACAATTTAGTCGGCAAAGTAAACCGAGACGGCTTTACATTAGTTGCATTAGCACTCTATTGGAAAGGTTCTTGGGTTAAACTTAAGCTTGGTGTTGCTAAAGGTAAGAAACTGCACGATAAACGCAGCGATCTAAAAGCAAAAGATTGGCAACGTGATAAAGCAAGAATCATGAAGCAGAGTAATCGATAG
- a CDS encoding VC2662 family protein: protein MKTIKRTLAAALLLSSPLAMADSAGAMFSSVDGFNAPAKSSVSGVRLAMLHGEVSELKGVDFSILGMSETNTTTGLNFGLFFGASKVNTSMTGASLGLFNWNTGQTNGLNFGLVNMTNNVKGLNFGTINYSEGNTLVDFGLGNISQESTVQFGFFNMTKKIDGVQIGLLNCADNGFLKCFPIINFPL from the coding sequence ATGAAGACAATTAAACGGACTTTAGCGGCAGCTCTACTTTTATCCTCACCTTTAGCCATGGCTGACTCTGCTGGTGCGATGTTCTCTAGTGTGGACGGCTTTAATGCTCCAGCTAAGAGTTCAGTATCAGGTGTTCGCTTAGCCATGCTACATGGTGAAGTCTCAGAGTTAAAAGGGGTCGACTTTTCTATTTTAGGGATGTCTGAAACGAATACGACAACGGGTCTTAACTTCGGTCTATTTTTTGGTGCATCAAAAGTTAATACCAGCATGACCGGTGCGTCATTAGGTCTATTTAACTGGAATACAGGTCAAACTAATGGTTTAAACTTTGGTTTAGTCAATATGACCAATAATGTAAAAGGTTTGAATTTTGGTACGATTAACTATTCTGAAGGTAACACCTTAGTTGATTTTGGTTTAGGCAATATATCTCAAGAATCTACCGTGCAATTTGGCTTTTTTAACATGACTAAGAAGATTGATGGTGTTCAAATTGGTTTATTAAACTGTGCTGATAATGGTTTCTTAAAATGTTTCCCTATCATTAACTTCCCTCTTTAA
- a CDS encoding adenosine deaminase: MDKKSLTMDEFFHQIPKVDLHYHLLGGVRMETMLDFANKYGVQLSEDEAKCYYRAYQHETPTTKGGIEALTFLYQLMKEPEDYCRVLNEVAEDAAESHIKYIETFWNPSDTTLDYKVVTNALIKAIDDIEEKHSIIIRLIPSINREKSPEEAITMVKAMIDNPHPYVLGIGIDYKEQNSPVEHYWKAYQLAQEFGYKTTAHCSEFGLHWRNVESGIELINVDRIDHGYTIIDNAELTEKYAQEGIPFTVIPSNTYYLKQWPDYHEWVSQHPIREMAEAGLVIIPCTDDWHIHNTTGANCYRVMCEDFGFDLDSIKQLMLNGIQASWLSDEKKKQYIQDWSVLFDLLRNRLRSEPTLKNDNVIHYKTKNLNYFFD; encoded by the coding sequence ATGGACAAAAAAAGTTTAACCATGGATGAATTTTTTCATCAAATCCCTAAAGTTGATCTTCACTATCATTTACTTGGTGGAGTGAGAATGGAGACGATGCTTGATTTTGCCAACAAGTACGGGGTTCAATTAAGTGAAGATGAAGCAAAGTGTTATTATCGTGCATATCAACATGAAACGCCGACGACAAAAGGAGGAATAGAGGCATTAACTTTCTTATACCAGTTAATGAAAGAACCTGAAGATTATTGTCGAGTTCTTAATGAAGTTGCAGAAGATGCCGCTGAAAGTCATATTAAATATATTGAAACCTTTTGGAACCCTTCCGATACGACACTTGATTATAAAGTTGTCACTAACGCTTTGATTAAAGCCATAGATGATATTGAGGAAAAACACTCAATTATTATTCGCTTAATCCCATCGATTAATAGAGAAAAATCACCGGAAGAAGCGATAACCATGGTAAAGGCGATGATTGATAATCCTCATCCGTATGTACTTGGTATTGGCATTGATTATAAAGAACAAAATTCACCGGTAGAACATTACTGGAAAGCTTATCAATTAGCGCAAGAGTTTGGTTATAAAACAACAGCACACTGTTCTGAGTTTGGTTTACATTGGCGAAATGTTGAAAGTGGTATTGAGTTGATCAATGTCGATCGAATCGATCATGGTTATACAATTATTGATAATGCAGAGTTAACTGAGAAATATGCTCAAGAAGGCATCCCTTTTACTGTTATACCTTCAAATACATATTATCTGAAACAATGGCCTGATTATCATGAGTGGGTATCTCAACACCCAATTCGCGAAATGGCTGAGGCTGGACTTGTTATTATCCCATGTACGGATGATTGGCACATTCATAATACGACGGGTGCCAATTGTTATCGTGTTATGTGTGAAGATTTTGGCTTTGATTTAGATAGTATAAAACAACTCATGTTGAATGGAATTCAAGCAAGCTGGCTTTCTGATGAGAAAAAGAAACAATATATTCAAGATTGGAGTGTATTATTCGATCTTTTACGTAATCGTTTGCGTTCAGAGCCAACCTTAAAGAATGACAATGTGATTCATTATAAAACAAAGAATTTAAACTACTTCTTTGATTAA
- a CDS encoding VOC family protein: MKLESIHHVAVICSDYQKSKAFYVDILGLKIIAETYREARGSYKLDLALPNGNQIELFSFPNPPERVNNPEARGLRHLAFSVSSVAAFVEYLTSLGIEVEPIRVDPLTDRAYTFFKDPDGLPLELYQV; encoded by the coding sequence ATGAAACTAGAATCTATCCATCATGTGGCGGTAATCTGCTCTGACTATCAAAAATCTAAAGCATTTTATGTGGATATCTTAGGGCTGAAAATTATTGCTGAAACGTATCGAGAAGCACGGGGATCTTATAAATTGGATCTTGCATTGCCTAACGGGAATCAGATTGAATTATTCTCTTTTCCTAACCCTCCCGAGCGCGTGAATAACCCTGAAGCGAGAGGATTACGACATTTAGCATTCTCTGTCTCGTCTGTGGCAGCATTCGTTGAATATTTAACCTCGTTAGGGATAGAGGTTGAACCGATCCGTGTCGATCCTTTAACGGATAGAGCATATACCTTTTTTAAAGATCCTGATGGATTACCGTTAGAGCTATATCAAGTTTAA
- a CDS encoding (deoxy)nucleoside triphosphate pyrophosphohydrolase, with translation MKKHVEVVAGILQYQDRFLAVQRAESPLSYVSQKWEFPGGKVEQGESLIEALKRELQEELTITIDHADFLLTIEHRYPDFDITLHCFLCQLNTPDIDLNVHIDQRWLQRDQLFSVDWAEADIPAVDRLHFVIDNKVGG, from the coding sequence ATGAAAAAGCATGTCGAAGTTGTTGCTGGGATCTTACAATATCAAGATCGATTTTTAGCGGTTCAGAGAGCTGAATCCCCGCTCTCTTATGTCAGTCAAAAATGGGAGTTTCCCGGTGGAAAAGTTGAACAAGGTGAATCGTTAATTGAAGCACTAAAGCGAGAGTTACAAGAAGAGTTAACGATTACGATTGATCATGCCGACTTTTTATTAACCATTGAGCATCGTTATCCTGACTTTGATATCACCTTACACTGTTTTCTTTGTCAGTTAAACACGCCAGATATTGATCTGAATGTTCATATTGATCAGCGCTGGCTACAACGAGACCAATTATTTTCAGTCGATTGGGCTGAGGCTGATATCCCTGCGGTTGATAGGCTTCACTTCGTTATTGATAATAAAGTGGGAGGTTAA
- a CDS encoding SRPBCC family protein, with protein MPQIRRSALVPFSAQQMFDLVNDVNAYPQFLPGCVGSQIIDEKDDLMTASVDVSKAGISKTFTTRNQLVTGERIDMQLIDGPFKKLMGGWHFTELDSDACKIELKLDFEFKNMFVEMAFGKVFSELTNNMVNAFTSRAKEVYVDATV; from the coding sequence ATGCCACAGATTCGCCGTTCAGCTTTGGTACCATTTAGTGCCCAACAGATGTTTGACTTAGTTAATGATGTTAATGCTTACCCGCAATTTTTGCCGGGATGTGTTGGCAGCCAAATCATTGACGAAAAAGATGATTTAATGACCGCGTCGGTTGATGTATCAAAGGCTGGGATCAGTAAAACCTTTACGACTCGCAATCAATTAGTGACTGGCGAGCGAATCGACATGCAACTGATCGATGGCCCTTTTAAAAAGCTAATGGGTGGCTGGCATTTTACTGAGTTAGACAGTGATGCCTGTAAAATTGAGTTGAAACTCGACTTTGAATTTAAAAATATGTTTGTTGAAATGGCATTTGGCAAAGTATTTAGCGAATTGACAAATAATATGGTCAATGCATTTACCTCAAGAGCCAAAGAGGTTTATGTCGATGCCACAGTCTGA
- a CDS encoding NCS2 family permease: protein MDIAQKQSQSLLSRFFKFDENKTDLKTEVIAGLTTFATMAYMIAVVPGMMSKGGIPFESAFTVTIIMTIITTIAMGIYTNRPFVLAPGLGSVAIFSYTLLGNDVPLSIASGIVFISGVLFMLVSFLGVRDFIVKIIPQSVKVSVGVGIGLFIALLGFKQAGIVVADPRKNVLVFGDLASLEVIIALIGFFTVLWFTSKKIQGGIILSVLLITLICLPLGITSLPSTMFSLPSSIDGMLFELDVLGALNPVYLPFLLAFFIPDFFSTLGAMLGIGGQAGYLDKNGNLPGIEKNFHVDSTATTIGGLFSCPVLTTYVESSAGVEAGGRTGFTALVTAGCFLLALFFSPIAGMIPTVATAPVLMYIGITMMSSMKKINYDDITEYLPAFVCVVMSVFSFNAGNGIASAMLVYAFLKIATGRYKEDHWSVYVIAASMIYYFYIISAH, encoded by the coding sequence ATGGATATTGCACAAAAACAGAGTCAAAGCCTATTATCTAGGTTCTTTAAATTTGATGAAAATAAAACAGATTTAAAAACTGAAGTTATCGCAGGATTAACAACATTTGCTACAATGGCATACATGATTGCCGTTGTACCCGGAATGATGAGTAAAGGTGGAATCCCCTTTGAGAGTGCCTTTACTGTCACGATTATCATGACAATTATAACAACGATTGCTATGGGGATTTATACTAACAGACCTTTTGTACTCGCGCCGGGTTTAGGTAGTGTTGCCATTTTTTCATACACCCTTTTAGGGAATGATGTTCCGTTAAGTATTGCTTCTGGCATCGTATTTATTAGTGGTGTGTTATTTATGCTGGTCTCTTTTCTTGGTGTGAGAGACTTTATCGTTAAAATTATTCCACAGAGTGTCAAAGTTTCTGTTGGAGTTGGTATCGGCCTTTTTATTGCATTGCTAGGATTTAAGCAAGCTGGGATTGTTGTTGCAGATCCGAGGAAAAATGTTCTAGTTTTTGGTGATTTAGCGTCTTTAGAAGTTATCATTGCTCTAATTGGCTTTTTTACTGTTCTTTGGTTTACCTCTAAAAAGATACAAGGAGGTATTATTTTATCGGTATTGCTGATTACTCTAATTTGTCTTCCTTTGGGAATTACTTCTCTGCCATCTACCATGTTTAGTCTCCCTAGCTCTATCGATGGAATGTTATTTGAGTTAGATGTGTTAGGTGCATTAAACCCCGTATATTTGCCTTTCTTATTAGCTTTTTTTATTCCTGATTTCTTTTCTACCTTAGGGGCAATGCTCGGTATAGGTGGACAAGCGGGTTACTTAGATAAGAATGGTAACTTACCTGGCATTGAGAAAAACTTTCATGTTGATTCAACGGCGACAACCATTGGTGGTTTGTTTTCTTGTCCAGTATTAACAACGTATGTTGAGAGTTCTGCCGGTGTTGAAGCAGGAGGCCGAACTGGCTTTACGGCATTAGTTACTGCTGGTTGCTTTCTTTTAGCGTTATTCTTTTCACCTATTGCAGGAATGATCCCAACCGTCGCAACAGCACCTGTTTTGATGTATATCGGAATAACGATGATGAGCTCAATGAAGAAAATCAATTACGATGATATTACCGAATATTTACCCGCATTTGTCTGCGTCGTAATGAGTGTATTTAGCTTTAATGCAGGTAATGGTATTGCATCAGCGATGTTGGTTTATGCTTTCTTAAAAATAGCCACAGGACGTTATAAAGAAGATCATTGGTCTGTTTATGTTATCGCCGCGAGTATGATCTATTATTTTTATATTATATCAGCACATTAA
- the fic gene encoding protein adenylyltransferase Fic codes for MILENKLNITDQIILSKTEERISKQKAKELFDSGEINQVNIGTFAGLSFIHGYLFDEIYHFAGKMRDVNIAKGNFRFAPLMYLEQSLKFIDKMPQSNFDEIIEKYIEMNIAHPFREGNGRSTRIWLDLILKNEIKQVIDWNAVDKDDYLSAMERSLVKDIEIKYLLKQALTSDINSRALFMKGIDVSYYYEGYSEFKTEEL; via the coding sequence ATGATTTTAGAAAATAAATTGAATATTACAGATCAAATCATACTTTCTAAAACAGAAGAGAGAATAAGTAAGCAGAAAGCTAAAGAACTGTTTGATTCAGGTGAAATTAATCAAGTGAACATTGGAACTTTTGCAGGGTTAAGCTTTATTCATGGTTATCTATTTGATGAGATTTATCACTTTGCTGGAAAAATGAGAGATGTAAATATTGCTAAAGGTAATTTTCGATTTGCCCCATTAATGTATTTAGAACAGTCTCTAAAGTTCATTGATAAAATGCCACAAAGTAATTTTGATGAAATTATCGAAAAATACATTGAAATGAACATAGCTCATCCATTTAGAGAAGGTAACGGACGTTCAACGCGTATCTGGTTAGATTTAATTTTAAAGAATGAGATTAAGCAAGTCATTGATTGGAATGCCGTAGATAAAGATGATTACCTTTCTGCAATGGAGCGGAGCCTAGTCAAAGACATTGAGATTAAGTATCTATTAAAACAAGCATTAACTTCGGATATCAACAGCCGTGCGCTCTTTATGAAAGGTATTGATGTTAGCTATTACTACGAAGGCTACAGCGAATTTAAGACCGAAGAATTGTAA
- a CDS encoding LysR substrate-binding domain-containing protein: MDIKWLKDFLVLSEVRNFSHAAKLRNITQPAFGRHIKALEEMVGQQLIDRSRTPIKLTSEGKQFQLVAKNIISQLDEGIKKINGEESSPSQPIKIAAPHTLSSFPLLKIINQYQSIYQHKMIIDILRVNEAIKAISNSHCDFYLGFDNEKLLQTPFEHKYIGKGHFLLVTANDNHNKPLFTPYQNKKIPMIEYSQNSYGARALDTYVAESKKLNTYPVFETSLCQLQKELVLSGQGIAWLPDVLINTELMEGKLTAIDPDSYQIPYQIRLYRNSLKLHKNAEFFWQQLDQIELNLNNNEFNAIHT, translated from the coding sequence ATGGATATAAAGTGGTTAAAAGACTTTTTAGTGTTGTCAGAAGTCCGAAATTTTTCCCATGCTGCAAAATTAAGAAATATTACACAACCCGCATTTGGCCGACATATTAAAGCCTTAGAAGAGATGGTTGGTCAGCAACTTATTGATAGAAGCCGAACACCAATAAAATTAACATCGGAAGGGAAGCAGTTTCAACTTGTTGCAAAAAATATAATATCTCAATTAGATGAGGGAATTAAAAAGATAAATGGCGAAGAAAGTAGTCCTTCTCAACCAATTAAAATAGCGGCTCCCCACACACTATCATCCTTTCCACTTTTAAAGATCATCAATCAATATCAATCAATATATCAACATAAAATGATTATTGACATTTTAAGGGTCAATGAAGCGATTAAGGCTATATCTAATTCTCATTGTGACTTCTATTTAGGTTTTGATAATGAAAAGTTGTTACAAACCCCATTTGAGCATAAATATATAGGTAAAGGTCATTTTCTTTTAGTCACCGCCAACGATAATCACAATAAACCTTTATTTACTCCCTATCAGAATAAAAAAATTCCTATGATTGAGTACAGTCAAAATTCGTATGGTGCTAGAGCATTAGATACTTATGTCGCTGAGAGTAAAAAATTAAATACTTATCCAGTGTTCGAAACCTCTCTTTGCCAATTACAAAAAGAACTCGTACTTTCGGGCCAAGGCATTGCATGGCTTCCTGATGTTTTAATTAATACTGAGTTAATGGAAGGAAAATTGACTGCCATTGACCCTGATAGTTACCAAATTCCATATCAAATTCGCTTATATCGCAATAGTTTAAAACTACATAAAAATGCTGAATTTTTTTGGCAACAACTTGACCAGATTGAACTCAATCTTAATAATAATGAGTTCAACGCTATACATACTTAG
- a CDS encoding RnfH family protein has product MPQSDDSLIRVEVVYPLPHQQKIFQLMVTQTSSIEEIIRKSGVLESYPEIDLSKNKLGIYSRSVKLSGSVRDGDRIEIYRPLIADPKEIRRRRIEQSKEKK; this is encoded by the coding sequence ATGCCACAGTCTGATGACAGTCTGATCCGTGTTGAGGTAGTTTATCCTTTACCTCATCAACAAAAGATCTTTCAGCTAATGGTGACACAAACCAGTTCAATAGAAGAGATCATTCGCAAATCAGGGGTGCTTGAGAGTTACCCTGAAATTGATCTTTCTAAAAACAAGTTGGGTATTTATAGCCGCAGCGTGAAATTATCAGGCTCTGTTCGTGATGGTGACCGAATTGAAATTTATCGTCCATTGATTGCGGATCCTAAAGAGATCCGTCGTCGTCGTATTGAGCAGAGTAAAGAGAAGAAGTAA
- the dgt gene encoding dGTPase codes for MTINFHQKVRGKRVYHNGKVAKPKPFDELDSIAKQENFESDRGRILNSAAIRRLQQKTQVFPLERNAAVRSRLTHSLEVQQVGRYISQLIFKSLSKQQLQAYRLIDLERQIESIVEMSCLMHDIGNPPFGHFGEQAINDWFTRNLISLTKDLENRAKFELPAPIVQELTHFEGNAQAIRLVHTLLKLNLTYTQVSGIFKYTRRGDQTKQSAPAVFNYLMKKEGYYLSEHRYIESMKQVLSMSDHCRSPFSYIMEAADDISYGIADIEDAVEKGILTVEQLKYALNEEFQALDGQYQLSDRDTMKKIVDNAMKQTHEEENFIDSQFFVNLRVEMNKRLPTHACKQFIDNIDDVFHGSFNRALIEDYQDNHALVQTLKNIAVKYAFCHPEVEKRELQGYRIISGLLEAYKPLLLLDSKTFSEIEKAPLYERRLYKKLPKKHLRAYEIAIQTLKMEKQNKTEKEKQAKIPYLPHDYSDDIWEFYFRVRLIQDYISGMTDQYAFDEYRAINVLD; via the coding sequence ATGACGATTAACTTTCATCAAAAAGTACGAGGGAAAAGGGTTTATCATAATGGCAAAGTCGCCAAACCTAAGCCCTTTGATGAATTAGACTCAATCGCAAAGCAAGAGAACTTTGAAAGTGATCGTGGTCGTATCCTCAACTCAGCGGCTATTCGACGTTTACAGCAAAAAACTCAAGTCTTCCCATTAGAGCGTAATGCCGCCGTTCGTAGTCGACTCACCCACTCTTTAGAGGTTCAACAAGTCGGTCGTTATATTTCTCAGTTAATCTTTAAGTCGTTATCAAAACAGCAATTACAGGCATACCGCCTAATCGATTTAGAGCGCCAAATAGAATCGATTGTTGAGATGTCTTGCTTAATGCATGATATTGGCAATCCCCCTTTTGGCCATTTTGGTGAACAAGCGATTAATGATTGGTTTACTCGCAACCTTATTTCTCTCACTAAAGATCTCGAAAATAGAGCTAAATTTGAACTTCCCGCGCCTATTGTGCAAGAACTCACTCATTTTGAGGGTAATGCTCAAGCTATTCGTCTCGTTCATACCTTACTAAAATTAAACCTTACTTATACTCAAGTTTCCGGTATTTTTAAGTACACGCGTCGAGGCGATCAAACCAAACAATCAGCCCCTGCGGTGTTTAATTATTTAATGAAAAAAGAGGGCTATTACCTCAGTGAACACCGCTACATAGAGTCAATGAAACAGGTGTTATCCATGAGTGATCATTGCCGCTCTCCTTTCTCATATATTATGGAAGCCGCCGATGATATCTCTTATGGGATCGCTGACATTGAAGATGCAGTAGAAAAAGGCATTCTCACCGTTGAGCAATTAAAATATGCGCTTAATGAAGAGTTTCAAGCTCTTGATGGTCAATATCAATTATCAGATAGAGATACGATGAAAAAGATCGTCGATAATGCAATGAAACAGACGCATGAAGAGGAAAATTTCATCGATAGTCAGTTTTTTGTCAATCTTAGGGTTGAAATGAACAAACGCTTACCTACACATGCATGTAAGCAATTTATCGACAATATCGACGATGTTTTCCATGGTTCATTCAACCGAGCTCTGATTGAAGACTATCAAGATAACCATGCTTTAGTCCAAACCCTCAAAAATATCGCGGTAAAATATGCGTTTTGCCATCCAGAAGTAGAGAAAAGAGAGCTTCAGGGGTATCGGATCATTAGTGGATTATTGGAGGCATATAAACCGCTATTGCTACTGGATAGTAAAACATTCTCAGAAATTGAAAAAGCACCGCTTTATGAAAGAAGGCTATATAAAAAGCTGCCGAAAAAACACTTACGCGCTTATGAAATTGCGATTCAAACATTAAAGATGGAAAAACAAAACAAGACAGAAAAAGAGAAACAAGCAAAGATCCCTTATTTACCTCACGATTACAGTGATGATATATGGGAATTCTATTTTCGAGTGCGATTAATTCAAGACTATATTAGCGGCATGACCGATCAATACGCTTTTGATGAATATCGTGCGATTAATGTACTAGATTAA
- a CDS encoding alpha/beta fold hydrolase produces the protein MTKCYFFIHGALHGSWCWDRVVKLLKLQDPDCIIQAITLKGLSDRQEEMTPNLSVNDLVCDLEKQLEPLLIHDVVLIAHSYGAVIANCLNEKYGQSIRHLILFDGLVCDIDKKPIDIWSLEQQTQRLSHQVKINNIPCFDVAPAEVFGINELEDIVYVNNLQTPQPISTYTTKTALKRSLKNQNNVVYFELTTPKTATATTSVDYIQSYLNWNIESIDSGHDVMITDPKLVIELIAKVIEENNCV, from the coding sequence ATGACTAAATGTTACTTTTTTATCCATGGTGCGTTACATGGTAGCTGGTGCTGGGATAGAGTCGTTAAATTGCTAAAGCTTCAAGATCCAGACTGTATTATACAAGCTATTACGCTAAAGGGACTTTCCGATAGACAAGAAGAAATGACACCAAACCTTTCCGTTAATGATCTTGTTTGTGATTTAGAGAAGCAGTTAGAACCATTGTTGATTCATGATGTGGTTTTAATTGCTCATAGTTACGGTGCTGTTATTGCCAATTGCTTAAATGAAAAATATGGGCAATCTATCAGACATCTTATTTTATTTGATGGCTTAGTTTGTGATATTGATAAAAAACCTATAGATATATGGAGTTTAGAACAGCAAACTCAAAGATTAAGTCATCAGGTTAAAATCAATAATATCCCTTGTTTTGATGTTGCACCAGCCGAAGTTTTTGGAATTAATGAGCTTGAAGATATTGTTTATGTGAATAACTTACAAACACCACAACCTATATCAACCTACACAACGAAGACCGCTTTAAAAAGATCATTAAAAAATCAAAACAATGTTGTTTATTTTGAATTGACAACACCTAAAACAGCAACAGCGACAACCAGTGTTGATTATATTCAATCTTATTTAAACTGGAATATTGAGTCAATTGACTCAGGACATGATGTGATGATTACCGATCCTAAATTAGTTATTGAATTAATCGCTAAAGTAATAGAGGAAAATAATTGCGTTTAA
- a CDS encoding VC2662 family protein, producing the protein MNKLKHTLAATLLLASPLAVAETAPAMFSTINYNTPDAQEVEGVRLAVLRGTVSDLKGIDVSILGMSETDNTVGLNFGLLFGSSKINNSMTGVSLGTFNWNTGQTNGVNLGLFNMTNNVTGINIAAMNYSKGHTLVDFGFGNVSENSAVQLGFFNVTKEIDGVQLGLFNCADNGFVKCFRLSTSQLNSGNRLIYI; encoded by the coding sequence ATGAATAAATTAAAACACACATTAGCAGCAACTCTCTTGCTCGCTTCCCCATTAGCGGTGGCAGAAACGGCTCCGGCGATGTTTTCTACCATTAATTACAATACACCTGATGCTCAAGAAGTCGAAGGGGTTCGTTTAGCTGTGCTACGTGGTACAGTTTCAGATCTAAAAGGGATTGATGTCTCTATTTTAGGTATGTCTGAAACGGATAATACTGTTGGTCTGAACTTTGGTTTGCTATTTGGTTCCTCAAAAATCAATAACAGCATGACGGGTGTATCTCTTGGAACCTTTAACTGGAACACCGGACAAACCAACGGAGTAAACTTGGGTCTATTTAATATGACCAACAATGTTACCGGCATCAATATCGCCGCAATGAACTATTCAAAAGGCCACACTTTAGTTGATTTTGGTTTTGGTAATGTCTCTGAAAACTCAGCAGTACAATTAGGTTTCTTTAATGTCACGAAAGAGATTGATGGTGTTCAATTAGGTCTATTTAACTGTGCGGATAATGGCTTTGTTAAATGTTTCCGTTTATCAACTTCCCAGCTAAATTCTGGAAATAGATTGATTTATATTTAA
- the glnB gene encoding nitrogen regulatory protein P-II, with the protein MKKIEAIIKPFKLDDVREALADVGIAGMTVTEVKGFGRQKGHTELYRGAEYMVDFLPKVKLEIIVADEVADQCVDTIIETAQTGKIGDGKIFVYEVERVVRIRTGEEDEEAI; encoded by the coding sequence ATGAAGAAGATAGAAGCGATCATTAAGCCGTTTAAATTAGATGATGTACGTGAAGCATTGGCTGATGTTGGTATTGCAGGGATGACAGTAACAGAAGTAAAAGGCTTTGGTCGTCAAAAAGGTCACACTGAACTGTATCGCGGTGCTGAATATATGGTCGATTTTTTACCAAAAGTGAAATTAGAAATCATTGTTGCTGATGAAGTGGCTGACCAATGTGTTGATACAATTATTGAGACAGCACAAACAGGAAAAATCGGCGACGGTAAAATCTTTGTTTATGAAGTTGAACGTGTGGTTCGAATTCGTACCGGCGAAGAAGATGAAGAAGCAATTTAA